In Gadus morhua chromosome 2, gadMor3.0, whole genome shotgun sequence, a single window of DNA contains:
- the LOC115535295 gene encoding beta-galactoside-binding lectin, translating to MTDMIVKNMSLKVGHTVTISGVPKAGAECFALNISSGADHALHMNVRFTAHGDERVVVCNSYQAGVWGAEVRQGGFPFNYDELFKFTISLTPEEFLVVLSDASEIHFPNRLGASKYMDFSFNGGVLVRGFEIN from the exons ATGACT GACATGATTGTGAAGAATATGTCCCTGAAGGTGGGCCACACGGTGACCATCAGCGGGGTCCCAAAGGCGGGTGCTGAATG cttTGCTCTGAACATCAGCTCGGGGGCCGACCACGCGCTCCACATGAACGTGCGGTTCACCGCCCACGGAGACGAGAGGGTGGTGGTCTGCAACTCCTACCaggcgggggtctggggggccGAGGTCCGCCAGGGGGGGTTCCCCTTCAACTACGACGAGCTCTtcaag tTCACCATTTCCTTGACCCCTGAGGAGTTCCTGGTGGTCCTGAGTGACGCCTCTGAGATCCACTTTCCCAACCGCCTGGGGGCGTCCAAGTACATGGACTTCTCCTTCAACGGGGGCGTCCTCGTCCGCGGCTTTGAGATCAACTAA